The proteins below are encoded in one region of Triticum aestivum cultivar Chinese Spring chromosome 1B, IWGSC CS RefSeq v2.1, whole genome shotgun sequence:
- the LOC123108215 gene encoding protein Rf1, mitochondrial — protein sequence MVFPRRICRGHGARPRRDAQTGGRTPPVRPIATTDHPGPRALPAWIFLAALARATPSAACKDGPSLALALFNRVCREEAGRRVAPPTVHTYGILMNCCCLVRRPDLGLALFGRLLRTGLKTNEIVASTILKCLCCAKRTDEAVNVLLHRMSDLGCVPNVFSYNRVLKSLCEDGRSQRALDLLRVMAKGDGDGCSPCVVSYSTVIYGFFKEGKVGKACNLFHEMTQQGIVSDVVTYNSIIDALCKARAMDKAELFLRQMVDDDIRPNGVTYTAIIHGYSTLGQWKKATQMFREMTSRGLVPNTVTWNSFMASLCKHGRSKEVAELLYSMAVKGHKPNVVSYSILLHGYATEGCFADMVNLFNSMVGKGIVPDHHVFNIFINAYAKCGMMDEAMHMLTEMREQGMSPDMCTYATIIAALCRMGRLADAVDNFNQMIGKGVQPSKVVYRSLIQGFCTHGDLVKAKEFISEMTDKCICRPTIVFFSSIMHSLCNEGRVIDAHHIFDLVIDIGERPDLIAFNTLIDGYCLVGNMEKALGVLDSMVSAGIEPTVVTYSSLISGYCKSGRLDDGVILFREMEHKRVKPDTVTYNIILDGLFHAGGTIAAKKLFNEMVESGTVVSISTYRIVLGGLCRNNCTNEAIVLFQKLGAMNVKFDIAILNTMINAMYKVQRREEANDLFASLPACGLVPNASTYGVVIQNLLKEGPLEEADNMFSSMEKSGCVPSSRLINDIIRTLLEKGEIVKAANYMSKIDGKIISFEASTTSLMLSLFSEKGKYQEQLQLLPAKYHFFGGVI from the coding sequence ATGGTCTTCCCACGCCGCATTTGCCGCGGCCACGGAGCGCGTCCGCGCCGGGACGCTCAGACCGGAGGACGCACACCACCTGTTCGACCAATTGCTACAACAGACCACCCGGGTCCACGAGCGCTCCCTGCATGGATATTCCTCGCCGCCCTTGCCCGTGCTACGCCCTCCGCAGCCTGCAAAGATGGcccctccctcgccctcgccctcttcAACCGCGTATGCCGAGAAGAAGCAGGCCGGCGGGTGGCGCCGCCCACAGTCCATACATACGGCATCCTGATGAACTGCTGCTGCCTTGTGCGTCGTCCAGACCTAGGGCTTGCCTTATTTGGCCGCCTCCTAAGGACAGGGCTCAAAACAAATGAGATCGTCGCCAGCACCATCCTCAAGTGCCTCTGCTGCGCAAAACGGACAGATGAAGCAGTAAACGTGTTGCTTCATAGGATGTCCGACCTCGGCTGTGTGCCTAATGTGTTCTCATACAACAGAGTTCTAAAGAGCTTGTGTGAAGATGGCAGGAGCCAGCGGGCGCTCGACCTGCTCCGGGTGATGGCAAAAGGAGATGGAGATGGCTGCTCCCCCTGCGTGGTGTCATACAGCACGGTCATCTATGGCTTCTTTAAGGAAGGCAAAGTAGGCAAGGCATGCAATCTATTTCATGAAATGACGCAGCAAGGCATTGTGTCTGATGTGGTGACGTATAACTCAATTATCGATGCACTGTGCAAGGCCAGAGCTATGGACAAGGCTGAGCTGTTCCTTCGGCAGATGGTTGATGATGATATTCGACCGAATGGAGTGACATATACTGCAATTATCCATGGATATTCCACTTTGGGCCAGTGGAAAAAGGCGACTCAAATGTTTAGAGAAATGACAAGCCGCGGTCTTGTACCAAATACTGTCACTTGGAACTCATTCATGGCCTCCCTCTGCAAGCATGGAAGAAGCAAAGAAGTTGCAGAACTTCTTTATTCCATGGCTGTGAAGGGCCACAAGCCTAATGTCGTATCCTACTCTATTTTGCTTCATGGGTATGCAACCGAAGGGTGCTTTGCTGATATGGTTAATCTCTTTAATTCAATGGTAGGCAAAGGTATTGTACCGGACCACCATGTTTTCAACATATTCATTAATGCATATGCTAAGTGTGGGATGATGGATGAAGCTATGCATATGTTGACTGAAATGCGGGAACAAGGAATGAGTCCGGATATGTGCACCTATGCAACCATAATAGCTGCACTTTGCAGAATGGGTAGGCTGGCTGATGCTGTGGACAATTTTAATCAGATGATTGGGAAGGGAGTACAGCCAAGCAAAGTTGTTTATCGCTCCTTAATTCAGGGATTCTGTACACACGGTGATTTGGTGAAAgcgaaggagttcatttctgaaaTGACGGACAAATGTATTTGTCGTCCTACCATTGTCTTCTTCAGTTCAATAATGCATAGTCTGTGCAACGAAGGAAGGGTCATAGATGCGCACCATATCTTTGACTTGGTTATAGACATTGGTGAGAGACCTGATCTCATTGCATTTAATACTCTGATTGACGGATATTGCTTAGTCGGCAACATGGAGAAAGCACTCGGTGTACTTGATTCCATGGTATCAGCTGGCATTGAGCCTACTGTTGTTACATATAGCTCACTTATTAGTGGGTATTGTAAGAGTGGAAGGCTCGATGATGGTGTTATTCTATTCAGAGAAATGGAGCATAAGAGAGTTAAACCTGACACTGTTACATATAACATCATACTGGATGGGTTATTTCATGCTGGGGGAACAATTGCTGCAAAGAAGTTGTTCAATGAGATGGTTGAAAGTGGAACAGTAGTGAGCATTTCCACATACAGGATAGTCCTTGGAGGACTTTGTAGGAATAATTGCACCAATGAAGCAATCGTCTTGTTCCAGAAATTAGGTGCAATGAATGTGAAGTTCGATATTGCAATACTCAATACCATGATTAATGCAATGTACAAGGTTCAGAGAAGAGAAGAAGCTAACGATTTGTTTGCTTCATTACCAGCCTGTGGGCTGGTACCTAATGCCTCTACTTACGGAGTAGTAATACAGAATCTTCTGAAAGAAGGACCGTTGGAAGAAGCTGACAATATGTTTTCATCAATGGAGAAGAGTGGTTGTGTTCCCAGCTCTCGTCTTATAAATGATATCATCAGAACGTTATTGGAAAAGGGGGAAATAGTCAAGGCAGCAAATTATATGTCTAAAATTGATGGGAAGATCATTTCTTTTGAAGCTTCAACCACTTCGTTGATGTTGTCTCTCTTTTCGGAGAAAGGCAAATACCAGGAACAATTACAATTGCTCCCTGCGAAATACCATTTCTTTGGTGGAGTCATTTGA
- the LOC123077323 gene encoding protein Rf1, mitochondrial-like: MSTQGWPGTPSGASRAGAEWRHTCRGAERPELSTCREWPVTSPTLHHRETGAGVECELPLLPPLSRRDWQNTMRRPDPPTAYTYATLMNCCCRVCRPDLGFALFGRLLRTGLKTDDIVTNTLLKCLCCAKRTDEAVSVLLHRMSKLGCVPDAISYNTVLKSLCDNSSSQRALDLLQMMTKGGGCSPDVVTYNTVIHGFLQEGEVSKACDRYHEMVQQGVLHDVVTYNSILDALCKAGAMDKAELFLRQMVDDDIRPNEVTYNAMIHGYSTLGQWKRATQMFREMTSRGLAPNIVTWSSLMTSLCKHGRSKEAAEIFHSMAAKGHKPNIVTYRVLLHGYAAEGFFADMIDLFNSIANNGIVPDCHVFNILINAYAKCGMMDEAMSMLTEMRGQGVSPDVFTYATVIAALCRMGRLTDVMDNFNRMIGKGVQPSKVVYHSLIQGFCTLGDLVKVKKLIFEITDKGIPHPNIVFFSSIMHSLCNEGRVMDAHHIFDLVIDIGERPDLITFNMLIDGYCLVSKMEEALRLLDSMVSAGIKPNVITYNTLINGYCRSGRLDDGVILFREMLHTRVKPNTVTYNIILDGLFRAGRTVAAKKMFHEMIETGTAVSISTYSIVLGGLCRNNCTDEAIAFFQKLVAMNVKFDIVILNTMIKAMYKVQRREEANDLFASLPACGLVPNASTYGVVIQNLLKEGSLEEADNMFSSMEKSGCAPSSRLVNDITRKLLEKGEIVKAGNYMSKVDGKIISFEASTTSLLLSLFSEKGKYREQLQLLPAKYQFFEGVI, from the exons ATGAGTACCCAGGGATGGCCAGGGACACCCTCTGGAGCTAGTAGAGCAGGTGCAGAGTGGCGGCATACCTGCAGGGGTGCGGAGCGGCCGGAGCTGAGTACCTGCCGTGAGTGGCCGGTGACGTCGCCCACACTACATCACCGGGAGACGGGGGCCGGCGTGGAATGTGAGCTTCCATTGCTGCCACCTCTGTCCAGGCGTGACTGGCAGAACACGATGCGGAGG CCGGATCCGCCCACAGCCTACACCTACGCCACCCTGATGAACTGCTGCTGCCGCGTCTGTCGTCCAGACCTTGGGTTTGCCTTATTTGGCCGCCTCCTAAGGACAGGCCTCAAAACAGATGATATCGTCACCAACACCCTCCTCAAGTGCCTCTGCTGCGCAAAACGGACAGACGAGGCTGTCAGCGTGCTGCTTCATAGGATGTCCAAGCTTGGTTGTGTGCCTGATGCCATCTCATACAACACAGTTCTTAAGAGCTTATGTGATAATAGCAGCAGCCAGCGGGCGCTCGACCTCCTTCAGATGATGACGAAAGGAGGTGGCTGCTCCCCTGACGTAGTGACATACAACACGGTCATCCATGGCTTCCTGCAGGAAGGGGAAGTAAGCAAGGCATGCGATCGATACCATGAAATGGTGCAGCAAGGGGTTCTGCATGATGTGGTGACATATAATTCGATTCTTGATGCGCTGTGCAAGGCAGGAGCTATGGACAAGGCTGAGTTGTTCCTTCGGCAGATGGTTGATGATGATATTCGACCGAATGAAGTGACATATAATGCAATGATCCATGGATATTCCACTTTGGGCCAGTGGAAAAGGGCGACTCAAATGTTTAGAGAAATGACAAGCCGTGGTCTTGCTCCAAATATTGTTACTTGGAGCTCGTTGATGACCTCCCTCTGCAAGCATGGAAGAAGCAAAGAAGCTGCAGAAATTTTTCATTCCATGGCTGCAAAAGGCCACAAGCCTAACATCGTTACGTATCGTGTTCTGCTTCACGGGTATGCCGCTGAGGGATTCTTTGCAGATATGATTGATCTCTTTAATTCAATCGCAAACAATGGTATTGTACCCGATTGCCACGTTTTCAACATATTAATTAATGCATATGCTAAATGTGGAATGATGGATGAAGCTATGTCAATGCTTACTGAAATGCGGGGACAAGGAGTGAGTCCGGATGTGTTCACCTATGCAACTGTAATAGCTGCACTTTGCAGAATGGGTAGGTTGACTGATGTTATGGACAATTTTAATCGGATGATTGGGAAGGGAGTACAACCGAGCAAAGTTGTTTATCACTCCCTAATTCAGGGTTTCTGTACGCTTGGTGATCTGGTGAAAGTGAAGAAGTTGATTTTTGAAATAACGGACAAAGGTATTCCTCACCCTAACATTGTCTTCTTCAGTTCAATAATGCATAGTCTGTGCAACGAAGGAAGGGTTATGGACGCACACCATATCTTTGACTTGGTTATAGACATTGGTGAGAGACCTGATCTCATTACATTTAATATGCTGATTGACGGATATTGCTTAGTCAGCAAGATGGAGGAAGCACTCCGACTACTTGATTCCATGGTATCAGCTGGCATTAAGCCAAATGTGATTACATATAATACACTTATTAATGGCTATTGTAGGAGTGGAAGGCTTGATGATGGCGTTATTCTATTCAGAGAAATGTTGCATACCAGAGTTAAACCTAACACTGTTACATATAACATCATACTGGATGGGTTATTTCGTGCTGGAAGAACTGTTGCTGCAAAaaagatgttccatgagatgatcGAAACTGGAACAGCAGTGAGCATTTCCACATACAGCATAGTTCTTGGAGGACTTTGTAGGAATAACTGCACCGATGAAGCAATCGCTTTTTTCCAGAAATTAGTTGCAATGAATGTGAAGTTCGATATTGTGATACTCAATACCATGATTAAGGCAATGTACAAGGTTCAGAGAAGAGAAGAAGCTAACGATTTGTTTGCTTCATTACCAGCCTGTGGGCTGGTACCTAATGCCTCTACTTACGGAGTAGTAATACAGAATCTTCTGAAAGAAGGATCGTTGGAAGAAGCTGACAATATGTTTTCATCAATGGAGAAGAGTGGTTGTGCTCCAAGCTCTCGTCTTGTAAATGATATCACCAGAAAATTATTGGAAAAGGGGGAGATAGTCAAGGCCGGAAATTATATGTCGAAAGTTGACGGGAAGATCATCTCCTTTGAAGCTTCAACCACTTCGTTGTTGTTGTCTCTCTTTTCGGAGAAAGGCAAATATCGGGAACAATTACAATTGCTCCCCGCGAAATACCAATTTTTTGAGGGAGTCATTTGA
- the LOC123108226 gene encoding transcription termination factor MTEF18, mitochondrial, which yields MGWAWAALRSGVPRWRAQNPSCSSSWVGSIGLIIWSQPYSTAPSPSHGGEEDGDPDEVRQEMMNRWMFRTAQTTFRDYLHAERGLCFTDAKHISERSPVFLGELLEEVKVNKAVTKAADQDGDEARLRSKVKKRVSRALVRLFRRRPVNEFRPFFESIGLRPSECDYLLPQDLTFLVDAKMLLESYHALCSYSIARRKIGRIYWNATEVFSLGQGVLASKLEALEGLGFSKASVIKLVVSTPTMLVHDPAVELKTFLLWLDDIGIQRDWICQFLSERVSYNWPKMVQALQSLSDLGFTKDDIGKVVRKNPHLLLEQSGGELHSTVDTMQRVGSGKRELLDLLLNHPNVNSVDVGWNISKGSCFLHDIGISYGDVKKILDSDGWMFGAAPMKATSTILAQLNVGKARLRKIIMEEPRQSLNYTIGSKVSRLPRCKPEPCLKEKREFLRRIGFIEGSEDMEKALKAIRGKGANLQARYNKLVEKGVDPEHVAHMVKVAPRILNQKTDALAYKISFLVHVAGYPLSALPAFPRYLEFTVHRSKLKMLMYSWLLERGLAAPRLTLSTVLASSETEFIKAHHVYKVPMGRDVWWKLKREGGSFGQEEIRWLRHRCNLDDSRIECMI from the coding sequence ATGGGGTGGGCATGGGCAGCCCTCCGGTCCGGAGTTCCAAGGTGGCGTGCCCAAAATCCATCGTGCTCGTCCAGCTGGGTCGGCTCGATCGGCCTCATCATCTGGTCGCAGCCCTATTCGACCGCTCCCAGTCCCAGCCACGGCGGGGAGGAGGATGGGGATCCAGACGAGGTCAGGCAAGAGATGATGAACAGATGGATGTTCCGCACCGCACAGACAACTTTCAGGGACTACCTCCATGCCGAGCGCGGCTTGTGCTTCACTGACGCCAAGCATATCAGCGAGCGCTCGCCTGTCTTCCTCGGCGAGCTGCTGGAGGAGGTGAAGGTGAACAAGGCGGTGACGAAGGCTGCTGATCAGGATGGAGACGAGGCGAGGCTGAGGTCAAAAGTGAAGAAGAGGGTCAGCAGGGCGCTGGTGCGATTGTTCCGCCGCCGCCCTGtcaacgagttcaggcccttctttgAGAGCATTGGCCTCAGGCCGAGCGAGTGCGATTACCTCTTGCCGCAGGACCTCACATTCCTCGTGGATGCCAAGATGCTGCTCGAGAGCTACCATGCACTATGCAGTTACAGCATCGCACGCCGCAAGATTGGAAGAATATACTGGAATGCTACCGAGGTGTTTAGTCTTGGCCAGGGCGTTCTTGCATCTAAGCTCGAGGCCCTTGAGGGTCTAGGCTTCAGTAAGGCCAGTGTGATCAAACTAGTGGTCTCTACTCCGACCATGTTGGTTCATGACCCAGCTGTGGAACTGAAGACGTTCTTGCTGTGGCTGGACGACATTGGGATTCAGCGAGACTGGATCTGCCAGTTCTTATCTGAAAGGGTGTCCTATAATTGGCCAAAAATGGTCCAAGCTCTTCAGTCCTTGAGTGATCTGGGGTTCACCAAGGATGACATTGGTAAAGTGGTGAGGAAAAATCCACATTTGTTGTTGGAACAGTCTGGTGGGGAACTACATTCCACAGTTGAcaccatgcaaagggttggatctgGAAAAAGGGAGTTACTTGATCTTCTTCTGAACCACCCCAATGTTAACAGCGTGGATGTCGGTTGGAACATATCGAAGGGATCATGTTTCTTACATGACATTGGCATAAGCTATGGTGATGTGAAGAAGATTTTGGATTCTGATGGATGGATGTTCGGTGCTGCCCCCATGAAAGCCACGAGCACCATTCTTGCGCAACTCAATGTGGGGAAGGCACGGCTGCGAAAGATCATAATGGAGGAACCACGTCAGTCGCTGAATTATACGATTGGCTCAAAGGTCAGCAGACTACCGAGATGTAAACCTGAACCCTGTCTCAAGGAGAAGAGGGAATTCTTAAGACGCATAGGATTCATTGAAGGCTCGGAAGATATGGAGAAGGCGCTCAAAGCTATCCGTGGAAAAGGCGCCAACCTGCAAGCTCGGTACAACAAACTAGTGGAGAAAGGGGTGGACCCAGAACATGTAGCCCACATGGTGAAGGTTGCTCCTCGGATTCTGAATCAGAAGACGGACGCCCTTGCTTATAAGATATCCTTCCTTGTGCATGTGGCGGGTTATCCCCTGAGTGCTCTGCCTGCGTTCCCACGGTACCTAGAGTTCACCGTGCACAGAAGCAAACTTAAGATGCTGATGTACAGCTGGCTGCTAGAAAGGGGGCTGGCTGCACCCCGACTTACTCTAAGCACGGTCCTAGCTTCCTCTGAAACAGAATTCATCAAGGCTCATCATGTATATAAGGTTCCCATGGGCCGTGACGTTTGGTGGAAGCTCAAGCGTGAGGGAGGTAGCTTCGGCCAAGAGGAGATCAGATGGCTGCGACACAGGTGCAACTTGGATGATAGTCGAATCGAATGTATGATTtga